Proteins encoded in a region of the Balaenoptera musculus isolate JJ_BM4_2016_0621 chromosome 5, mBalMus1.pri.v3, whole genome shotgun sequence genome:
- the RHOH gene encoding rho-related GTP-binding protein RhoH gives MLSSIKCVLVGDSAVGKTSLLVRFTSETFPEAYKPTVYENTGVDVFMDGIQISLGLWDTAGNDAFRSIRPLSYQQADVVLMCYSVANHNSFLNLKNKWISEVRSNLPCTPVLVVATQTDQREVGPHRASCVNAIEGKRLAQEVRAKGYLECSALSNRGVQQVFECAVRTAINQARRRNRRRFFSVNECKIL, from the coding sequence ATGCTGAGTTCCATCAAGTGTGTGTTGGTGGGAGACTCTGCTGTGGGGAAAACCTCTCTGTTAGTGCGCTTCACCTCTGAGACCTTCCCAGAGGCCTACAAGCCCACAGTGTATGAAAATACAGGTGTCGACGTCTTCATGGATGGCATCCAGATCAGCCTGGGCCTCTGGGACACAGCTGGCAATGATGCCTTCAGGAGTATCCGCCCTCTGTCCTACCAGCAGGCAGACGTGGTGCTGATGTGCTACTCCGTGGCCAACCATAACTCCTTCCTGAACCTGAAGAACAAGTGGATCAGTGAAGTCAGGAGCAACCTGCCCTGCACCCCCGTGCTGGTGGTGGCCACCCAGACTGACCAGCGGGAGGTGGGGCCCCACAGGGCTTCCTGCGTCAACGCCATAGAAGGAAAGAGACTGGCCCAGGAGGTGAGAGCCAAGGGCTACCTGGAGTGCTCAGCCCTCAGCAACCGGGGGGTACAGCAGGTATTTGAGTGTGCCGTCCGGACTGCCATCAACCAGGCCAGGAGACGCAACAGAAGGAGGTTCTTCTCCGTTAACGAGTGCAAGATCCTCTAA